A portion of the Phacochoerus africanus isolate WHEZ1 chromosome 5, ROS_Pafr_v1, whole genome shotgun sequence genome contains these proteins:
- the LOC125126923 gene encoding putative olfactory receptor 1F12P gives MEKGNHTSASEFILLGLSSRPERQQLISGLFLVLYLVGAAGNLLIILAVGSSSPLHTPMYLFLSHLSLVDFGFLSATVPKMLVNVWTQTQSIPYGGCLAQIYFCILLANMDNFLLTAMAYDRYVAICHPLHYATMLSPRVCALLLGSSWLLASLHSLLHTLLMARLEFCAGTAIPYFFCDLLPLLRLSCSSTRLNQLVILLVGGLIVLGPFLGVLVSYVHIVSAVLEVPSARGRRKAVSTCGPHLTVVILFYGTIAGVYLSPSPSRSAGRDSLASVMYMVVTPALNPFIYCLRNEDTKGALRKLVSGKASSHRL, from the coding sequence ATGGAGAAGGGAAACCACACCAGCGCCTCAGAGTTCATCCTCCTGGGACTCTCCAGCCGGCCCGAGCGGCAGCAGCTCATCTCTGGGCTCTTCCTCGTCCTGTACCTGGTCGGGGCGGcagggaacctgctcatcatcctggccgTTGGCTCCAGCTCCCCCCTGCACACACCCATGTACCTCTTCCTCAGCCACCTCTCCCTGGTGGATTTCGGCTTCCTCTCCGCCACAGTCCCCAAGATGCTTGTGAACGTCTGGACGCAGACCCAGTCCATTCCCTACGGCGGCTGCCTGGCCCAGATCTACTTCTGCATCTTGCTTGCCAACATGGACAACTTCCTCCTGACGGCCATGGCTTAcgaccgctacgtggccatctgccaccccctGCACTATGCCACAATGCTGAGCCCGCGCGTCTGTGCCCTGCTGCTGGGGAGCTCCTGGCTGCTGGCCAGCCTCCACTCCCTGCTGCACACCCTCCTCATGGCCCGGCTGGAGTTCTGCGCCGGCACCGCCATCCCTTACTTCTTTTGTGACCTCCTTCCCCTGCTCCGGCTCTCCTGCTCCAGCACTCGACTCAACCAACTCGTGATTCTGCTGGTGGGGGGCCTGATCGTCCTCGGCCCCTTCCTCGGCGTTCTCGTCTCCTACGTCCACATCGTGTCTGCTGTGCTCGAGGTGCCATCTGCCCGGGGCAGGCGGAAGGCCGTTTCCACCTGTGGCCCCCACCTCACTGTCGTCATCCTCTTCTACGGGACCATCGCGGGGGTCTACCTGAGTCCCTCACCCTCCCGCTCAGCTGGCAGGGACTCGCTGGCCTCTGTAATGTACATGGTGGTCACGCCCGCCCTGAACCCCTTTATCTACTGCCTGAGGAACGAGGACACGAagggagccctgaggaaactGGTCAGCGGGAAGGCTTCATCCCACCGGCTGTGA